A single region of the Candidatus Stygibacter australis genome encodes:
- a CDS encoding tetratricopeptide repeat protein: MSILKNSKCQICKVRRQQRFCLRKGKDICWECCNNMRYDRQCPKECRYSVKAGEGLQISKTNADSLTEYKGLIEKLMDLWMRMPQQDLNGSIPEELSRSQEGRSELINYFKKTNLSKYINLSYIKRILDLEELEIGKEKESNEDVGKRYLSSILAGDMEGSLAFHVNGEEIKAEPEWLEDYLSQLKGDKILGKMTDFKIISSALSEDRNIGLGFYDINGKYDLCLKIVKSTDSWKVASRYNGKMEIVNGENEALRHIAVLISKSELSQAVDLLDKYIALYPDSSDLYYYQGVISAMKGKNKQAKKSFLCSIRLDPGFSEALYNYGLQLHLEGDIQGAADYYKRVLAIEPEEVKSLNNLAAIYIDLQEYQSAEEYINRCKLVDPDYEPLLANIKRLNENK, from the coding sequence ATGAGTATATTAAAAAATAGTAAGTGTCAGATATGCAAGGTGAGAAGGCAGCAGAGATTCTGCCTGCGTAAAGGCAAGGATATATGCTGGGAGTGCTGCAATAATATGCGGTACGACAGGCAGTGTCCCAAAGAGTGCCGGTATAGTGTAAAAGCCGGGGAAGGATTGCAGATCAGTAAAACAAATGCTGATTCGCTAACGGAATATAAAGGGCTGATCGAGAAGCTGATGGATTTGTGGATGCGCATGCCCCAGCAGGATTTAAATGGAAGTATCCCGGAAGAATTATCAAGGAGCCAGGAGGGGAGAAGTGAGTTAATAAATTACTTTAAGAAAACTAACCTAAGTAAATATATTAATTTAAGTTATATTAAGAGAATATTGGATTTGGAAGAACTTGAAATCGGGAAAGAAAAAGAAAGTAATGAGGATGTGGGAAAGAGATATCTGAGCTCAATACTTGCCGGAGATATGGAAGGCTCGCTTGCATTTCATGTGAATGGAGAAGAAATTAAAGCTGAGCCGGAATGGTTAGAAGATTATTTGAGCCAGCTCAAGGGAGATAAGATTCTTGGCAAGATGACAGATTTTAAGATCATTTCTTCCGCCTTGAGTGAAGATAGAAATATCGGATTAGGATTTTATGATATCAATGGGAAATATGATCTCTGCTTAAAGATTGTCAAAAGTACCGATTCCTGGAAAGTTGCCAGTAGATATAATGGCAAAATGGAGATAGTAAATGGAGAGAATGAAGCTCTGCGTCATATTGCGGTGCTGATATCAAAAAGTGAACTTTCTCAAGCTGTTGACCTGCTGGATAAATATATAGCGTTATATCCGGATTCCTCTGACCTGTATTATTACCAGGGTGTGATCTCTGCCATGAAAGGCAAAAATAAGCAGGCAAAGAAGTCATTTCTCTGCTCTATCAGGCTCGATCCCGGATTTAGTGAAGCATTATATAATTATGGATTGCAATTGCATCTAGAAGGGGATATCCAGGGGGCAGCAGATTATTATAAGCGGGTATTGGCAATTGAACCGGAGGAAGTGAAATCACTAAATAATCTGGCAGCAATATATATCGATTTGCAGGAATATCAGTCAGCAGAAGAATATATAAACCGCTGTAAATTAGTGGACCCTGATTATGAGCCATTACTGGCAAATATTAAGCGGTTAAATGAAAATAAATAG
- the rlmD gene encoding 23S rRNA (uracil(1939)-C(5))-methyltransferase RlmD, with product MKKVYQGYGLADNDGRKIFVTGGVPGDLVTARITHKKKDVFFAEVEKIIEKSEARCSAGCNAFGRCGGCDWLNIIREKQLEYKEAIISEIFYKTETGNRHPIGFSLQDKHYRNKCFYPVKALNGKIIFGMYARYSHKIVEHNTCLIEPMIFDDIAATICEHFMVTKTTIYDEVTGKGDIRHIGFRQEPKTGDIQVIIVSRKSRMPFTNQLVRVLTDNFPQIKAIIQNINQAMGNVILGRDEKVLFGDEYMRMLVMGKEFKVAYNSFFQVNIEVMEKMIEFSQKFIPSEGAILDAYCGTGVLGICLAKPDQKLIGIDNSASAIASAESNAEANGLTNYKYSCGDALALLPEILGSEKINTVIFDPPRKGLTKEIIEHVTGHKIPFIVYISCNPSTQLRDIRQFFAAGYQISEMQPFDMFPQTWHIENVVILELK from the coding sequence ATTAAAAAAGTTTATCAGGGCTATGGACTGGCAGATAATGACGGTCGCAAGATATTTGTTACAGGAGGAGTTCCTGGAGACCTGGTAACAGCTCGTATCACCCATAAAAAGAAAGATGTATTCTTTGCTGAAGTAGAAAAGATAATAGAGAAATCAGAAGCGCGCTGCTCCGCAGGCTGTAATGCCTTTGGCAGATGTGGCGGATGTGACTGGCTAAATATTATCAGGGAAAAGCAATTAGAATATAAAGAAGCGATCATCAGCGAGATATTTTATAAAACGGAAACCGGGAATCGTCATCCTATAGGTTTCAGTTTGCAGGATAAGCATTACCGCAATAAATGCTTTTACCCCGTGAAAGCGTTGAATGGTAAGATTATCTTTGGGATGTATGCCCGGTATAGTCACAAGATAGTTGAGCATAATACCTGTTTGATCGAGCCTATGATCTTTGATGATATTGCAGCAACTATTTGTGAACATTTCATGGTAACTAAGACAACGATTTACGATGAAGTGACAGGAAAGGGAGATATCAGGCATATAGGTTTTAGACAGGAACCTAAAACCGGTGATATTCAGGTAATTATTGTGAGTAGGAAAAGCAGAATGCCCTTCACCAATCAACTTGTAAGGGTACTCACGGATAATTTTCCCCAGATCAAGGCAATTATTCAGAATATTAATCAAGCAATGGGCAATGTGATATTAGGTAGAGATGAAAAAGTGCTTTTCGGCGATGAATATATGCGCATGCTGGTAATGGGAAAAGAATTCAAAGTCGCTTACAATTCATTCTTTCAGGTGAATATTGAAGTGATGGAGAAAATGATTGAATTCTCCCAGAAATTCATACCATCTGAAGGTGCTATCCTGGATGCATATTGCGGTACGGGAGTATTGGGGATCTGTCTGGCAAAACCTGACCAAAAGCTGATCGGAATTGATAATTCTGCATCAGCAATAGCAAGTGCAGAAAGCAATGCTGAGGCAAATGGGCTTACTAATTATAAATATTCCTGCGGTGATGCTCTGGCATTATTACCTGAAATCCTGGGATCTGAGAAGATAAATACAGTGATCTTTGATCCACCACGCAAGGGACTGACTAAAGAGATCATTGAACACGTTACTGGGCATAAGATACCATTTATTGTATATATAAGTTGCAATCCATCTACTCAACTTAGAGATATTAGACAGTTTTTTGCTGCCGGATACCAGATATCTGAGATGCAGCCCTTTGATATGTTCCCGCAAACCTGGCATATAGAGAATGTGGTGATACTTGAACTAAAATGA
- a CDS encoding polyprenol monophosphomannose synthase: protein MHSLVIIPTYNEIENIYEIIPAVLQQDERLELLIVDDNSPDGTAAAVEEIQKHEKRVHLIKRAGKMGLGSAYLTGFKFGLDMGYEYIFEMDADFSHDPVMLPVLLNTAENYDLVIGSRYVKGINVVNWPLSRLILSWGASMYVRIITGMKVKDPTGGFKCFHRRVLESINFDEILSDGYSFQVEMNYRTWCMNYRIVEVPIVFTDRREGQSKMSKKIIREAIFVVWKLRIMRLLRKF, encoded by the coding sequence ATGCATTCACTGGTGATAATTCCGACCTATAATGAAATTGAAAATATCTATGAGATCATACCTGCCGTGCTGCAGCAGGATGAACGGCTTGAGCTTCTGATAGTTGATGATAATTCTCCTGATGGCACAGCTGCAGCAGTAGAGGAAATCCAAAAGCATGAAAAGAGAGTACATCTTATCAAACGTGCAGGAAAAATGGGTTTAGGCAGTGCCTATCTTACTGGGTTTAAATTTGGATTGGATATGGGTTATGAATATATTTTTGAGATGGATGCAGACTTTTCTCATGACCCCGTGATGCTGCCGGTACTCTTGAACACAGCAGAGAATTATGACTTAGTGATCGGTTCCCGTTATGTGAAAGGGATAAACGTGGTGAACTGGCCACTTTCAAGACTGATCTTAAGCTGGGGTGCCTCGATGTATGTGCGCATCATCACAGGAATGAAGGTGAAAGATCCTACGGGAGGGTTTAAGTGTTTTCACCGCAGAGTATTAGAGAGTATAAATTTTGATGAGATATTATCAGATGGATATTCATTTCAGGTAGAGATGAATTATCGCACCTGGTGTATGAATTATAGAATAGTGGAAGTCCCAATAGTCTTTACAGACCGCAGAGAGGGGCAATCCAAGATGTCAAAGAAGATAATCAGAGAAGCAATATTCGTGGTTTGGAAATTAAGAATTATGCGTCTCTTAAGAAAATTTTGA
- a CDS encoding NAD(P)-dependent oxidoreductase encodes MNILITGSNGYVGSHLMYYLEDKNCQVLGIDKSTECNIKAHPNTLIGDIRNKEDLDKFADNKIDIIIHCAADKHDFGISAESYFSNNEYGTEVLAAFASENDIKNIIYYSTVSVYGHQPYPCDESAEYLSNTVYGDSKFAGEKVLWKWQEADPNRALITLRPSVIYGKHNFANMYNLVNQMHKFPWFMVGKGEHIKSMVALNNMLDITWFMLDKFAPGIQNFNCLDKPYLNVWQLMEIVAANPGFSMPKIIIPLKTAVKIGLFFDFLGKIFKKDLPVNSDRMKKFGTPTDYRAEKIREFGYIQNHSIEEVLRETCLWYLEVNKKK; translated from the coding sequence ATGAATATACTTATTACCGGTTCAAATGGATATGTAGGGTCTCATTTAATGTATTATTTAGAAGATAAGAACTGTCAGGTTTTGGGAATTGATAAAAGCACTGAATGCAATATTAAAGCTCATCCCAACACTCTGATAGGTGATATCAGAAACAAAGAAGACCTGGATAAATTTGCTGATAATAAAATTGATATCATTATTCATTGTGCTGCGGATAAACATGACTTCGGTATTTCTGCTGAAAGCTATTTCAGTAATAATGAATATGGCACTGAAGTACTGGCAGCCTTTGCTTCCGAAAACGATATCAAAAACATAATTTACTATAGTACGGTTTCTGTTTATGGCCATCAACCCTATCCCTGTGACGAATCAGCAGAATACCTTTCAAATACTGTTTATGGTGACTCCAAATTTGCCGGGGAAAAAGTTCTCTGGAAATGGCAGGAAGCTGATCCCAATAGAGCTCTTATTACTCTCAGACCTTCTGTTATTTATGGTAAACATAACTTTGCCAATATGTATAACCTGGTAAATCAAATGCATAAATTTCCCTGGTTTATGGTTGGCAAGGGAGAGCATATTAAATCTATGGTCGCTCTTAATAACATGCTTGATATCACCTGGTTTATGCTTGATAAATTCGCACCCGGAATTCAAAATTTCAATTGTCTTGATAAACCCTATTTAAACGTATGGCAATTGATGGAAATTGTGGCAGCAAATCCAGGATTCAGCATGCCTAAGATCATAATTCCCCTCAAAACTGCTGTTAAAATTGGTCTTTTCTTTGACTTCCTTGGCAAGATATTTAAGAAAGATCTGCCTGTAAATAGTGATAGAATGAAAAAGTTCGGTACACCTACAGATTATAGAGCTGAAAAAATTCGCGAGTTCGGTTATATTCAAAATCATTCTATAGAAGAGGTCTTACGCGAAACCTGTCTCTGGTATCTGGAAGTTAATAAGAAAAAATAA
- a CDS encoding DapH/DapD/GlmU-related protein, whose protein sequence is MSTYVSETARIGENTSLGINVIILDEVIIGADCEIGHNVVIHPGTQIGDGVRIDDNSVIGKKPLRSPRSIFKSREEFEPAKIGDGCLVGAHVTIYCAVKMGNKNLVADLATVREDVEIGDYNIIGRNVTIENFCKIGSRNKLETNAYITAYSELGNYCFIAPCVATSNDNYMGRDKERFNHFKGVTIKDGGRIGANATILPGKVIEKNGTVAAGSVVTKDVKEAEIVLGNPARKHREVPAKQLFENNLDKRKD, encoded by the coding sequence ATGAGTACATATGTTTCTGAGACAGCCCGGATTGGAGAAAATACCAGTCTGGGAATAAATGTGATCATTCTTGATGAAGTGATCATAGGAGCTGATTGCGAAATAGGTCACAATGTGGTAATCCATCCCGGAACCCAAATAGGGGATGGGGTGAGGATCGATGATAATAGCGTGATCGGTAAAAAGCCATTACGTTCACCCCGCAGTATATTCAAGAGCAGGGAAGAATTTGAACCGGCAAAGATAGGTGATGGGTGCCTAGTGGGAGCTCATGTGACGATCTATTGTGCGGTGAAGATGGGTAATAAGAACCTGGTGGCTGATCTGGCTACTGTACGTGAAGATGTGGAGATAGGCGATTATAATATCATCGGGCGGAATGTGACAATTGAGAATTTTTGTAAAATCGGCAGCAGGAACAAACTGGAAACAAATGCGTATATCACAGCATATTCAGAATTAGGTAATTATTGCTTCATAGCACCTTGCGTGGCTACAAGTAATGATAACTATATGGGAAGAGATAAAGAAAGATTTAATCACTTTAAAGGTGTTACAATAAAAGATGGGGGTAGAATTGGGGCTAATGCTACAATATTACCAGGAAAAGTAATAGAAAAGAATGGGACAGTAGCAGCAGGAAGCGTGGTTACAAAAGATGTGAAAGAAGCAGAGATAGTCCTTGGTAATCCTGCCCGGAAACATCGTGAAGTACCGGCTAAGCAATTATTTGAGAACAATTTAGACAAGAGGAAGGATTAA
- the wecB gene encoding UDP-N-acetylglucosamine 2-epimerase (non-hydrolyzing), whose product MKILTVIGARPQFIKASVISREIAALSGFKEIIVHTGQHFDENMSQIFFNQMNIPIPDYNLNINSLPHGALTGRMIQGIEEIIMKEKPDWIIVYGDTNSTLAGALAGKKMQYKIAHIEAGLRSFNNDMPEEINRLLTDKISDLLFCPTSTAVGNLALSGITGSKVILSGDIMLDAFLYYLPQAKAPKIKIPPEYLLSTIHRPENTDNPVNLNNIFSALNYIAKDIPLIIPLHPRTTQIIDKTQFDNITFIQPVGYFEMLYLLQHCSLVLTDSGGLQKEAFFMKKPCVTIREETEWSELIQNGFNVLAGSDYNNIISSTSIMLNKEMDFSLELYGKGNAGKIILSELI is encoded by the coding sequence ATGAAAATATTAACAGTTATTGGGGCACGACCTCAATTTATAAAAGCTTCTGTAATCAGCAGAGAAATAGCCGCTTTAAGTGGTTTTAAAGAAATTATTGTCCATACCGGACAGCATTTTGATGAAAATATGAGTCAGATATTCTTTAACCAGATGAATATTCCAATTCCGGATTATAACCTTAACATTAATTCTCTACCTCATGGGGCTTTAACAGGAAGAATGATCCAGGGTATTGAAGAGATCATTATGAAGGAAAAACCTGATTGGATCATAGTTTATGGAGATACAAATTCAACTCTTGCCGGTGCTCTGGCAGGAAAGAAAATGCAATATAAAATCGCTCATATTGAAGCCGGATTACGTTCATTTAATAATGATATGCCCGAAGAGATCAATCGCTTACTCACTGACAAGATCAGTGATCTGCTTTTTTGCCCCACTTCAACTGCAGTAGGGAATTTAGCACTTTCAGGAATTACCGGATCTAAAGTAATACTATCCGGTGATATAATGCTTGATGCTTTCCTTTATTACCTACCTCAGGCAAAAGCTCCTAAAATCAAAATTCCGCCCGAGTATCTTCTTTCAACTATACATAGACCTGAAAATACTGATAATCCAGTAAATCTGAATAATATTTTTAGTGCTTTAAACTATATTGCCAAAGATATACCCCTGATAATACCTCTCCACCCGCGAACAACACAAATTATTGATAAAACTCAGTTTGATAATATTACCTTTATCCAGCCTGTTGGTTATTTTGAAATGCTGTATTTATTACAGCATTGCTCTCTGGTTCTTACTGATAGTGGAGGATTGCAGAAAGAAGCATTTTTTATGAAGAAACCTTGTGTTACCATCAGAGAAGAAACTGAATGGAGTGAATTGATCCAAAATGGGTTTAATGTCCTTGCTGGTAGTGATTATAATAATATTATCAGTTCAACCTCTATCATGCTTAATAAAGAAATGGATTTCTCGCTTGAATTGTATGGCAAGGGAAATGCCGGGAAAATAATTCTCTCGGAATTAATTTGA
- the ribD gene encoding bifunctional diaminohydroxyphosphoribosylaminopyrimidine deaminase/5-amino-6-(5-phosphoribosylamino)uracil reductase RibD has product MGTNLTLMQRAIEIAEAGRGKTSPNPFVGCVIVKDGEIVGKGVTQKCGSDHAEIQALKSAEAKSWGAEMYVTLEPCCFQGRTPACTKAIIKAGISKVYIGIKDPNSRVNGKGIEQLKAAGIEVEEGLNSAEIETQLEYYLTNMKKQRPFVILKTAMTLDGYTAGEDSSSKWISGEQSRRIVHDLRSEVDAIITGIGTVIKDDPELNNRNEIKCKQPVRVVLDNNLRIPLDRKLVKSSLQQSTIVFCNKNADESKAIKLEEMGVEVIKQPVERLDAVEVLAELYAREISVVMLEAGETLSSNFERQGLIDKYYFFIAPQILGNGKKIFSLTEHKGMTQRHLLRYQSVSRIGDDILIIAYPKR; this is encoded by the coding sequence ATGGGGACAAATCTGACATTGATGCAGAGAGCAATTGAAATTGCTGAGGCCGGTAGAGGCAAGACTTCACCTAATCCCTTTGTGGGCTGTGTGATAGTGAAAGATGGTGAGATCGTAGGTAAGGGAGTTACGCAGAAATGCGGATCTGATCATGCTGAGATCCAGGCCCTTAAAAGTGCTGAAGCTAAAAGCTGGGGTGCTGAGATGTATGTCACCCTGGAACCCTGCTGTTTTCAGGGTCGCACGCCAGCCTGCACAAAGGCGATCATTAAGGCTGGGATAAGCAAGGTTTATATCGGAATAAAAGACCCGAATTCCCGGGTTAACGGTAAGGGTATTGAGCAATTAAAGGCTGCGGGTATTGAAGTGGAAGAGGGTTTAAACTCCGCCGAGATCGAAACCCAGCTGGAATATTATCTTACTAATATGAAGAAACAGAGACCTTTTGTAATACTAAAAACTGCAATGACCCTGGATGGCTACACCGCCGGAGAAGATAGCAGCTCCAAATGGATAAGCGGAGAGCAATCACGCAGAATAGTGCATGATCTCCGTAGCGAAGTGGATGCCATTATTACTGGAATAGGCACCGTGATCAAGGATGATCCTGAGCTTAATAACCGGAATGAGATAAAATGCAAACAACCGGTTAGAGTGGTTTTAGATAATAATTTGCGGATACCTTTGGATAGAAAATTAGTTAAAAGCTCATTACAGCAGAGCACGATAGTTTTCTGTAATAAAAATGCTGATGAGAGTAAGGCTATAAAGCTTGAGGAAATGGGCGTGGAAGTAATTAAGCAACCGGTAGAAAGATTGGATGCGGTAGAAGTTCTGGCGGAATTATATGCCCGTGAAATCAGTGTGGTAATGCTGGAAGCTGGTGAAACACTTTCCAGCAACTTTGAGAGACAGGGGTTAATAGATAAGTATTATTTCTTCATTGCCCCGCAAATACTCGGTAACGGCAAGAAAATATTTTCACTAACTGAGCACAAGGGAATGACCCAGAGACATCTTCTGCGATATCAGTCAGTGAGCAGGATTGGTGATGATATTTTGATAATCGCCTATCCCAAAAGATAA
- a CDS encoding glycosyltransferase family 4 protein has product MKVFYIDANAVTPQYNYPILESLQKEQVDVTLYSTVNRYISEYYIDNYDVQADYFYFRIANKIKNQNLRKLIKVLSYPFESLKFLKKVRKIKPDVVHYNWLAVPIIDLFIIKKIKEMKIPVVITRHDFIPHDLKRPSIGDMQCLGLADRIICLSNAVKNLFPKDMQKKITIITHGNTYEKELKRFQIPKTSKDNSDLKVLLIGNLKPYKGALLLLQAVKELLTENIIPEIKLKLVGKCDAGLMKDIEDYIGEHKLDKIVERVYRFIDYDEMFNHVIDSDVGILPYIWGSQSGLPYIFYAFNKPLILSNVSGISEQGNEKISLVIEPNVEQIKQAIIKYKAIRPNYDPQDFEDYQSRNDLNTVIREMKSMYSELIGGKLND; this is encoded by the coding sequence ATGAAAGTTTTTTATATCGATGCAAATGCCGTAACTCCACAATATAATTATCCGATATTGGAAAGTTTGCAGAAGGAGCAGGTCGATGTTACTCTGTACTCAACAGTTAATCGCTATATTTCAGAGTATTATATTGATAATTATGATGTCCAGGCAGATTATTTCTATTTCAGAATTGCCAATAAGATCAAAAATCAGAATTTGCGAAAACTAATTAAAGTTTTGAGTTATCCCTTTGAATCTCTGAAGTTTTTAAAGAAAGTAAGAAAGATCAAACCTGATGTTGTTCATTATAACTGGCTGGCAGTTCCCATAATTGATCTCTTTATCATCAAAAAGATTAAAGAAATGAAAATCCCTGTAGTGATAACACGCCACGATTTCATTCCACATGATCTAAAAAGACCTTCAATCGGTGATATGCAATGCCTTGGCCTGGCAGACAGGATAATATGTTTAAGTAATGCCGTGAAAAACCTTTTTCCGAAGGATATGCAGAAAAAGATCACTATCATCACTCATGGCAATACTTATGAAAAAGAATTGAAAAGATTCCAGATCCCCAAAACCAGCAAAGATAACTCTGATCTGAAAGTTTTGCTGATTGGTAATCTTAAACCATATAAAGGAGCCTTACTATTACTGCAGGCCGTTAAGGAATTATTAACGGAAAATATTATTCCTGAAATAAAATTAAAACTGGTCGGTAAATGTGATGCTGGTTTAATGAAAGATATTGAAGACTACATAGGTGAGCACAAACTTGATAAAATCGTGGAAAGAGTATACCGATTTATTGACTATGATGAGATGTTCAACCACGTTATTGACAGTGACGTGGGAATTCTCCCTTATATTTGGGGCTCTCAGTCAGGTCTCCCCTATATCTTCTATGCTTTCAATAAACCTCTTATCTTATCTAATGTTTCCGGGATTTCCGAACAGGGAAATGAAAAGATAAGTCTGGTTATTGAGCCGAATGTTGAGCAGATCAAACAAGCAATTATAAAATATAAAGCAATACGACCAAATTATGATCCGCAAGATTTTGAAGATTATCAAAGCAGGAATGATCTGAATACCGTGATCAGAGAAATGAAATCCATGTATAGCGAACTTATCGGAGGAAAATTAAATGACTGA
- a CDS encoding glycosyltransferase has protein sequence MTDNLLIITMCLGIFFFIYHLILYPLILLILNMIKKSPFIDHSLPEELPTITILCPAYNEEDCLEEKIRSYQNLNYDKDKLRMIVISDDSEDKTNEIVKKYEKAGYLELVIQKPRKGKQSGHNLVEPDIKSKYILSTDANSIFHPDAVIELVKIIENEAKTGLVSGKLELVVSEDHESGEAGYWSFDSWLKHNESKLKTLIGANGSIFIIRRHLFGQVHPASVDDFERVLITIKNGYNAKYNPKAIVYENSTERASQEIKRKIRIISQEWFAIKRQSVLLNIFRHPVAAFFLISHKIIRWLIPLYAFLFFIISILSIRNSIFPLVVVGLQVILYASGLLGLFLQSKKIKVSLLRIPTYFTAMIYAGNLGFIKFLQKEEMAVWQTSIRND, from the coding sequence ATGACTGATAACCTTTTAATAATAACCATGTGTCTGGGGATTTTCTTTTTTATATATCATCTGATTTTATATCCCTTGATCCTTTTGATATTGAATATGATAAAAAAAAGTCCCTTTATAGATCATTCACTTCCCGAAGAACTGCCAACGATCACAATATTATGTCCCGCCTATAATGAAGAAGATTGCCTGGAAGAAAAGATAAGATCATATCAGAATCTGAATTATGATAAAGATAAGCTTCGCATGATAGTAATTTCTGATGATTCTGAAGATAAAACCAATGAGATCGTGAAAAAATATGAAAAAGCAGGTTATCTGGAATTAGTAATTCAGAAACCAAGAAAAGGCAAACAATCAGGACATAATCTGGTTGAACCGGATATTAAAAGTAAATATATTCTCTCAACAGACGCTAATTCCATATTCCATCCTGATGCTGTAATTGAACTCGTGAAAATTATCGAGAATGAAGCAAAAACAGGACTTGTGAGTGGAAAACTGGAACTCGTGGTATCTGAAGATCATGAATCAGGAGAAGCCGGATACTGGTCTTTTGATTCTTGGTTAAAGCATAATGAAAGTAAATTAAAGACTTTAATTGGCGCTAACGGTTCTATATTTATAATCAGAAGGCATTTATTCGGCCAGGTTCATCCGGCATCCGTCGATGATTTTGAAAGAGTTCTTATTACTATCAAAAACGGATATAATGCTAAATATAATCCCAAGGCAATAGTTTATGAAAATTCCACGGAAAGAGCAAGCCAGGAAATCAAAAGAAAGATCAGAATTATCTCTCAGGAATGGTTTGCGATAAAAAGACAATCTGTTCTGCTGAATATTTTCCGTCATCCTGTTGCAGCCTTCTTCCTCATTTCTCATAAGATCATCAGATGGTTGATCCCTCTTTATGCTTTCCTTTTCTTTATTATTAGTATACTCAGTATAAGAAATTCCATATTTCCCCTTGTTGTAGTGGGATTACAGGTCATTCTTTATGCTTCCGGCCTGCTGGGATTGTTTTTACAATCGAAAAAAATTAAAGTCTCTCTTCTTCGTATTCCCACATATTTTACAGCAATGATCTACGCAGGGAATTTAGGATTTATTAAATTCTTACAAAAAGAGGAAATGGCTGTCTGGCAAACTTCCATTCGTAATGATTAA